From Dreissena polymorpha isolate Duluth1 chromosome 15, UMN_Dpol_1.0, whole genome shotgun sequence, a single genomic window includes:
- the LOC127861152 gene encoding uncharacterized protein C53C9.2-like, with the protein MGDDKPKKKFSKKQLRAGHGFIHQMAATNNYASQKGMSAFGAVRHGKDISADNMDNRSQGVLTKVAATHIYASQKGMSAFGAVRHGKDISADDADQRGQGVLTKVAQTNIFASQSGMTAFGAVRHGKDIKADQADQRSHGVLTKVAETNIFASQKGMSAFGAVRHGKDIKAEDMDSRSQGVLTKVAQTNIFASQKGMTSFGAVRHCGDIKVTELYNEGEDDEYPEDKDVPKPVISESQRRREARQNGGDAAPAPAPKPEPVVVKKEKTPEPQPEPEPEPEPVYEDTSANDGDDGGFSW; encoded by the coding sequence ATGGGTGACGACAAACCAAAGAAGAAATTCTCTAAGAAGCAGCTGCGTGCCGGCCATGGATTCATTCACCAAATGGCGGCAACCAACAATTACGCCTCTCAGAAAGGCATGTCGGCGTTCGGCGCCGTTCGCCACGGAAAGGACATTAGTGCCGACAATATGGATAACCGCAGTCAGGGCGTCCTCACGAAGGTCGCCGCCACACACATCTATGCCTCCCAGAAAGGCATGAGCGCTTTCGGTGCCGTAAGACACGGGAAAGACATCAGCGCCGACGACGCCGACCAGCGCGGGCAGGGCGTGCTAACCAAGGTGGCCCAGACAAACATTTTCGCTTCACAATCCGGTATGACCGCTTTCGGCGCCGTTCGCCACGGTAAGGACATCAAGGCCGACCAAGCCGACCAGAGAAGCCATGGCGTCCTCACTAAAGTGGCCGAGACCAACATCTTCGCCTCACAGAAAGGCATGTCCGCTTTCGGCGCAGTACGTCACGGTAAAGACATCAAGGCGGAAGACATGGATTCCCGCAGCCAGGGTGTTTTGACCAAAGTCGCTCAAACCAACATTTTTGCTTCCCAGAAGGGCATGACGTCATTTGGCGCCGTTCGTCACTGCGGCGACATTAAGGTGACGGAACTCTACAACGAGGGGGAGGACGACGAATATCCCGAGGACAAGGATGTACCCAAGCCCGTCATATCGGAGAGCCAGCGCCGCCGGGAGGCCCGACAGAACGGAGGAGATGCAGCCCCGGCGCCGGCTCCCAAGCCTGAGCCGGTCGTTGTTAAAAAGGAGAAAACGCCTGAACCACAGCCGGAACCAGAACCCGAGCCGGAACCCGTTTACGAAGACACCTCCGCTAACGACGGCGACGATGGTGGATTCTCTTGGTAG
- the LOC127860861 gene encoding protein unc-87-like has translation MTWISDQQTAEKKKKRWSKKQLRASQGLLTQQAKTNIYASQKGMTGYGAVRHGADIRADDQIKEGEVILTQQAATHIYASQKGMRGYGSVRHGPDIRADDANAEGQGILTQQAATHIYASQKGMTAPGAVRHGADIRADDIRPESHAKLTQIAETNIYDSQKGMTSYGAVRHGADIRADDENKDGQVFLTQQAQTNIYDSQKGMTCFGAVRHGKDIAVKELYEEGDDDEYLTDPDEPAPAPKSKRDAAQAKTGEE, from the exons ATGACATGGATTTCG GACCAGCAAACCGCCGAGAAAAAGAAGAAGAGATGGAGCAAGAAGCAGCTTCGCGCTAGCCAAGGGCTCCTGACCCAGCAGGCTAAGACGAACATCTATGCCTCCCAGAAGGGTATGACCGGATATGGCGCCGTACGCCACGGGGCGGACATCCGGGCGGACGATCAGATCAAGGAAGGAGAGGTCATTTTGACTCAGCAGGCGGCAACTCACATCTACGCCTCTCAGAAGGGCATGAGGGGATATGGCTCAGTGCGACACGGGCCCGACATTAGAGCCGACGACGCCAACGCTGAAGGGCAGGGTATCCTCACCCAGCAGGCTGCAACTCACATTTACGCCTCTCAGAAGGGTATGACGGCACCGGGAGCCGTCCGCCACGGCGCCGACATTCGCGCCGACGACATCCGCCCGGAGAGCCACGCCAAACTGACGCAGATCGCCGAGACTAATATTTACGACTCCCAGAAAGGCATGACCAGCTACGGAGCCGTCCGACACGGTGCTGACATCCGCGCTGACGACGAGAACAAGGACGGCCAAGTGTTCTTGACGCAGCAGGCGCAAACGAACATCTACGACTCCCAGAAGGGCATGACATGCTTCGGCGCTGTCAGACACGGCAAGGATATCGCCGTTAAGGAGCTGTACGAAGAGGGTGACGACGATGAATATCTTACCGACCCCGACGAGCCGGCGCCGGCCCCTAAGTCGAAGCGCGATGCGGCTCAGGCGAAGACGGGGGAGGAGTAG
- the LOC127861151 gene encoding calponin homolog OV9M-like isoform X2 — translation MLVSTTFVRRSNAVIGPQAGSNQFASQKGMTSFGAVRHAKDLRVDDMCQESNASIGLQYGSNQFASQKGMRSMGALRHCSDIRADDQDEAGKGVLTQASATHIYANQSGMTGFGSTRHGVDLRCDDQDDRGKGELSQIAGTNKYASQKGMTGFGALRHVSDIRSDDASLEGLATLTLQTGTNKYASQKGMTAIGAVRGIADRRIKPLWEDGDSDEYPTDEEDAPKPEPVRKRSSVFSRKEPSPKPEPVSTIQEEEAPISNNAGNDDDATFTFSAD, via the exons ATGTTGGTGTCGACGACATTTGTCAGGAGAAGCAACGCAGTGATCGGGCCACAGGCCGGCTCGAACCAGTTTGCGTCACAAAAGGGTATGACAAGCTTTGGAGCTGTTCGCCATGCTAAAGATCTGAGGGTAGATGACATGTGTCAGGAAAGCAATGCTTCCATAGGCCTCCAGTACGGATCTAACCAGTTTGCCAGCCAGAAGGGGATGCGGTCCATGGGTGCGCTGCGTCACTGCTCCGACATCCGGGCTGATGACCAGGACGAAGCCGGAAAGGGTGTTTTAACCCAGGCGTCCGCTACACACATATACGCAAACCAGAGCGGCATGACGGGGTTCGGATCCACGCGCCATGGTGTCGACTTGCGATGTGATGATCAAGACGACAGGGGTAAAG GAGAACTCTCGCAGATCGCTGGGACAAACAAATACGCCAGTCAAAAGGGCATGACGGGTTTCGGTGCGTTGCGTCACGTGTCAGACATTCGCTCGGACGACGCTTCTCTGGAGGGGCTCGCCACACTGACCTTACAAACCGGAACAAACAAGTATGCTTCCCAGAAGGGAATGACGGCGATTGGAGCCGTTCGCGGTATTGCGGACCGCAGGATCAAGCCCCTATGGGAGGACGGCGACTCCGACGAATACCCCACAGACGAGGAAGATGCGCCTAAGCCGGAGCCGGTCCGGAAGCGCTCCTCGGTATTTAGCCGTAAAGAACCGAGCCCCAAACCCGAACCGGTCTCAACTATACAGGAAGAGGAGGCGCCTATTTCCAATAACGCCGGAAATGACGACGACGCTACATTCACATTCTCAGCAGATTAA
- the LOC127861151 gene encoding calponin homolog OV9M-like isoform X1, which produces MLVSTTFVRRSNAVIGPQAGSNQFASQKGMTSFGAVRHAKDLRVDDMCQESNASIGLQYGSNQFASQKGMRSMGALRHCSDIRADDQDEAGKGVLTQASATHIYANQSGMTGFGSTRHGVDLRCDDQDDRGKGELSQIAGTNKYASQKGMTGFGSTRHGVDLRCDEHDDRGKGELSQIAGTNKYASQKGMTGFGALRHVSDIRSDDASLEGLATLTLQTGTNKYASQKGMTAIGAVRGIADRRIKPLWEDGDSDEYPTDEEDAPKPEPVRKRSSVFSRKEPSPKPEPVSTIQEEEAPISNNAGNDDDATFTFSAD; this is translated from the coding sequence ATGTTGGTGTCGACGACATTTGTCAGGAGAAGCAACGCAGTGATCGGGCCACAGGCCGGCTCGAACCAGTTTGCGTCACAAAAGGGTATGACAAGCTTTGGAGCTGTTCGCCATGCTAAAGATCTGAGGGTAGATGACATGTGTCAGGAAAGCAATGCTTCCATAGGCCTCCAGTACGGATCTAACCAGTTTGCCAGCCAGAAGGGGATGCGGTCCATGGGTGCGCTGCGTCACTGCTCCGACATCCGGGCTGATGACCAGGACGAAGCCGGAAAGGGTGTTTTAACCCAGGCGTCCGCTACACACATATACGCAAACCAGAGCGGCATGACGGGGTTCGGATCCACGCGCCATGGTGTCGACTTGCGATGTGATGATCAAGACGACAGGGGTAAAGGTGAACTGTCGCAGATCGCTGGGACAAACAAATACGCCAGTCAAAAGGGCATGACGGGGTTCGGATCCACGCGCCATGGTGTCGACTTACGATGTGATGAACATGACGACAGGGGTAAAGGAGAACTCTCGCAGATCGCTGGGACAAACAAATACGCCAGTCAAAAGGGCATGACGGGTTTCGGTGCGTTGCGTCACGTGTCAGACATTCGCTCGGACGACGCTTCTCTGGAGGGGCTCGCCACACTGACCTTACAAACCGGAACAAACAAGTATGCTTCCCAGAAGGGAATGACGGCGATTGGAGCCGTTCGCGGTATTGCGGACCGCAGGATCAAGCCCCTATGGGAGGACGGCGACTCCGACGAATACCCCACAGACGAGGAAGATGCGCCTAAGCCGGAGCCGGTCCGGAAGCGCTCCTCGGTATTTAGCCGTAAAGAACCGAGCCCCAAACCCGAACCGGTCTCAACTATACAGGAAGAGGAGGCGCCTATTTCCAATAACGCCGGAAATGACGACGACGCTACATTCACATTCTCAGCAGATTAA
- the LOC127860859 gene encoding calponin homolog OV9M-like gives MEQSGEKKKKRWSKKQLRASQGILTQQAKTNIYASQAGTTGFGAVRHGADIRADQVNKDGEGVLTQQAATHIYASQKGMTGYGSVRHGADIRADNCVPEGHGILTQQAETNIYASQKGMRGYGAVRHGADIRIKELYEEGDDDEYATDEEEVKAPIGGRRFPRTDNQAPSEPEPVKQKPAPEPEQNGEQEEDAHVDEDE, from the coding sequence ATGGAACAATCCGGCGAAAAGAAGAAAAAGAGGTGGAGCAAGAAGCAGCTACGCGCCAGCCAGGGTATCTTGACCCAGCAAGCCAAGACGAACATCTACGCCTCTCAGGCGGGAACCACGGGGTTTGGAGCAGTGCGTCACGGGGCTGACATCCGGGCAGACCAGGTCAACAAAGATGGGGAGGGAGTGCTCACTCAGCAAGCCGCCACGCACATTTACGCCTCTCAGAAAGGCATGACCGGGTATGGGTCTGTTCGACATGGTGCCGATATCCGCGCCGATAACTGCGTACCGGAAGGCCATGGGATTTTGACGCAACAAGCGGAAACAAATATCTACGCGTCTCAGAAGGGAATGCGCGGCTACGGGGCAGTGCGCCACGGCGCCGACATACGAATTAAGGAATTGTACGAAGAAGGGGATGACGATGAATACGCTACGGATGAGGAAGAGGTAAAAGCCCCTATCGGCGGCAGGAGATTCCCGCGTACCGATAACCAGGCGCCTTCCGAGCCGGAACCTGTCAAACAAAAACCAGCGCCCGAACCGGAACAAAACGGTGAACAGGAAGAAGATGCGCACGTTGACGAGGACGAATAG
- the LOC127860858 gene encoding calponin homolog OV9M-like encodes MTNGTSEKPKEKTKKFSKKQLRASDGLLTLQTGTNQFATQKGMSFGAVRHGADIKADDLDPQGNTLLTQQAATNRFATQKGMSFGAVRHGVDIRSDDMVPEGSAELSQQMATNRFATQKGMSFGAVRHGADIRWVPTSLPLRKA; translated from the exons ATGACAAACGGAACTTCAGAAAAACCCAAAGAGAAAACAAAGAAGTTTTCAAAGAAGCAACTGAGAGCCAGTGATGGCTTACTTACTCTTCAAACCGGAACAAACCAGTTCGCGACACAGAAGGGCATGTCCTTTGGCGCGGTCCGTCATGGTGCCGACATTAAGGCCGACGACTTGGATCCCCAGGGGAACACCTTGCTGACGCAACAAGCCGCCACCAACAGGTTTGCGACCCAGAAAGGTATGTCTTTCGGCGCTGTTCGCCATGGTGTGGATATCCGCTCGGATGACATGGTTCCCGAGGGGTCCGCAGAGTTGAGCCAGCAGATGGCGACAAACCGCTTTGCGACACAGAAAGGGATGTCGTTCGGCGCTGTTCGTCATGGCGCAGATATAAG ATGGGTTCCAACCAGTTTGCCTCTCAGAAAGGCATGA